In the Sediminibacter sp. Hel_I_10 genome, one interval contains:
- a CDS encoding PAS domain-containing sensor histidine kinase — protein sequence MNYRSYIFKLFFRILLLVAALFGLAYFIYKGQTVYISIVSLAVLYLISNLYSFIKRRFLAMDDFFEAVKYRDFSRWFPEDRGPSDIRFLYTGFNEINRTIKEINSQNEAQYVYLQKILEMVDIGIIAFNIESGDVLWSNDTFGEILDMPSFKNIRFVENRKPDLFNIVFETYHREPNSMSIALQNETIKILISDTVFQVEADAFKLIVIQNIDDTLNKNESESWKKLLSVMTHEIMNSIAPISSLADTLQRNVQINISDPQSKLELEDLNAGIKTIKNRSEGLLQFAKTYRSLSKVTQLKLQRTSASALFENIQLLMQPSIESKSIAIEFDITPPKLELDIDVHLIEQVLINLVLNAVDACKDQEGAQIKVIASQSPTRDIMIKVYDNGSGIPQDLLENIFVPFFTSKAAGSGIGLSLCKQIMMLHKGKILVKSIDGEGSVFSLIF from the coding sequence ATGAACTATAGAAGTTACATTTTCAAACTTTTTTTTAGGATTCTTCTATTGGTGGCTGCACTTTTCGGGCTAGCCTATTTTATATATAAAGGTCAAACGGTCTATATTAGCATTGTTAGTTTGGCGGTCTTATATCTTATTTCAAACCTGTATTCGTTTATAAAACGCCGTTTTTTAGCGATGGATGATTTTTTTGAAGCGGTAAAATATCGAGATTTCTCACGCTGGTTTCCAGAAGATAGAGGTCCAAGCGATATTCGGTTTCTTTACACAGGTTTTAACGAAATCAACAGAACCATAAAGGAAATTAACTCCCAAAATGAAGCCCAATATGTCTATTTACAGAAGATATTGGAGATGGTAGATATCGGTATCATCGCTTTTAATATTGAAAGTGGTGATGTGCTTTGGAGCAACGATACGTTTGGCGAAATTCTGGACATGCCTTCTTTTAAAAACATTCGTTTTGTTGAAAATCGAAAACCAGATTTGTTCAATATTGTTTTTGAAACCTATCATCGGGAGCCGAATTCTATGTCTATCGCACTTCAAAATGAAACCATAAAAATATTGATTTCCGATACAGTGTTTCAGGTGGAAGCTGATGCTTTTAAACTTATCGTGATTCAGAATATAGACGATACCTTAAATAAAAATGAATCGGAATCATGGAAAAAATTGCTGAGCGTGATGACCCATGAAATTATGAACAGCATTGCCCCTATTTCATCTTTAGCCGATACACTTCAACGCAATGTTCAAATCAATATCTCAGATCCCCAATCAAAATTAGAATTGGAAGATTTGAATGCCGGCATTAAAACCATCAAAAACCGAAGCGAGGGCTTATTACAATTCGCCAAAACGTATAGAAGTTTAAGTAAGGTCACACAACTTAAATTACAAAGAACCAGCGCTTCAGCACTATTTGAAAACATCCAGTTATTGATGCAACCCTCAATAGAATCAAAATCCATTGCAATTGAATTTGATATCACCCCTCCAAAACTAGAGTTGGATATTGACGTGCATTTGATAGAGCAGGTTTTGATAAACCTTGTTCTAAACGCGGTTGATGCTTGTAAAGACCAAGAGGGCGCACAAATTAAAGTTATTGCATCCCAAAGTCCAACTCGCGATATCATGATTAAGGTTTATGATAATGGTTCAGGCATTCCGCAAGACTTGTTAGAAAATATATTTGTACCATTTTTCACGAGTAAAGCAGCTGGAAGTGGCATTGGGTTAAGCCTTTGCAAGCAAATCATGATGCTACACAAAGGAAAAATCTTAGTGAAAAGTATTGATGGTGAAGGGTCGGTTTTTAGCCTTATATTTTAA